The genomic region TCCTTCCATGTTGTCTTCAAGCCCTGCTTCCTGCACATCTCCCAACCCTGACAAGGATTCAAGTAAGAAGGTCCAGTGGGCTTCTGGAAGGAGAAGGACATCATCCACAGATGCAGAGTCGAAGTCTCACTCTGACCCCTCCAAAGTGTCTAGGTCCCGGAGACCAAGCCGGCTGACGGTGAAGTATGACCGGGGGCAGCTCCAGCGCTGGCTGGAGGTGGAGCAGTGGGTGGACGCGAAGGTTCAGGAGCTTTTCCAGGTGGGTAGCATGCAGGAGGGCGGCGGGTCTGGGGGACCTGGGTCCTGGCCAGGGGGCTGAGAAAGAGCCTGCTCTGAGACCTCAGGAGGAGCTGGAGGGCAGATGTGAGAAGCTCCCGTGGAGAAAGAGCTTTTCTCAACAGGTGAAGCATGTTTTTGCAGCCCAGAAACCAGGCCCCTCTGGTCTGTGCTCTGCCTCTAACTCTCTTCATAAAATCTGGGTCACGTCTTTTACCATCTCTGAGACTTAGTTTCCTAATCTATAAAATAGGGCTATAAATGCctataaatatttccttttaggACTTTTTGATGctcaaatgaaataatagaagggctatttttattttatgtctttattttattttttatttttcgtTTTTTGAgagaagcaaggagagagagagacaggcacaatgagctgctcctgtgtgtgcctgaccaggaaaatcaaacaggcaacctccgCACTCCGGGACGACACCCACCAAccaacctatctggccagggcttaatttttattaatttttagagacagagagaggaaggcagagagaggggagggggaagggaagcattcatttgttgtttcactcagtcgtgcattctttgTTTGCTTCCagtgtgcgccctgactggggattgaactcacaaccttgtcatttcagatgacgctcttaactgactgagctaactggccagggtctatttttattttattttttaaatgtttattttattgattttagaaaaaagaagggtgagagcaagaggaaacaggaacatctgttcctgtatgtgccctgactggagatcaaaccagcaaactctgtgctttgggacaatgctctaaccaactgagctatctggccagggctttttatgtctttatttcctcTCATCCTCAACACACATACATATCTAGAGCTACATTGTCCATCCAATACTGTAGCTATCAGCTATGTGtaactatttaattttaattaatgaaactaaataaaattaaaagttcattttcttagtcacactagccacatttcagctGCCCTATAGCCCCATGTGGCTAGCGGCTACCATATTGTCAacataaatgtaaaacattttcatcatttcagGATGGACAGAATGGGACTAGGACATCGGAGTAACTGGCACTAACACCAGCAGCTGATtagccttggccctggctctgactgacagcACCATGGGAAAAGGATAGGTCTTGGTGCCTTATCATGGAAGTACTTAAATATCTCCAAATTGGGTCCTACGGTAGTAGCAACAACTGCTTCAACAAGAATAACATTTGGAGCACTTCAGCATGTGTTAGACACAGTGCCAGCATTTGACGTGCATTATTTCATTCAGCCTCCCCACGACTCCATTAGGTAGGCACTGTTTTACcagggaggaaatggaggcttcGACATGTTGAGTAACTAGCCCTAGGTCACACAACTAAGAAGCTGTGGGACCCAGAGCTGCAGCTGGGGTTCTGCCTGCAGAGTCTGAGCACTTATTTGAGCATCTAGTGGTAATCCACACCTGAAGTACTTCAGAAAAAACCAACGCCCTGGCTGCACCTCAATTGAATTGAATTTTAATCTACTAGGGTGGGGCCTAGGCCCTGGTCTTTTTTATGAGCTCCACAGTTGATCTTGGTGCAGAGAACCACTGCACCAAGCCGGAAACCAGAAACCCTCCTTGTCCATATAACATGGTCcttgtttctcctctttcttgactcgcgtcctttttttttttttcttcccttgggAGCAGCAAGGGCCTATGGTCCTTCCTGGGAAGGGCTGTATCATTGGCCCTGATGTTGGGTTAGGAAGAGTGATTCATGTGGCCAGACTGTCTTGTGAGGATCAGCGGATCATGTATGCATTTGATCCAGGTGTTGATCATGTCGTCTGCTGCATCCTGGGGTAGGTGGGAGATGTCCTGATGCTcagggcaggagaggaaaagTTTCTTggcctgtgtgtgctctgaccttgAAGGGCATCTCCACTTCCCTTTACTACTGCCAGCACCCTCCCTCTCTGGATCAGTTTCAATTTCAGATTGTTGTGCACTTGCATGAAAAGTCTCATATTTCAGACACCTCAGGGCAAACCCTTCCAGGCATCAAAGAAAGACACTTGCCAAATCTTGTTTTGCAAGATTAAGGTAGGGGGAGGGtagagggaggcaggggctggcggggtgggggagaagctggaGAATAATGAGCTTATAACACTGGAAAGCAGGACATGTGGGAGGACTGCTTCCAGGCAATGACCGAAATAAAATACCTGGCCTGCAGTTGCCATAGCAATTGTCTGAAGGTGCAAGGTGGCAGGTTCTCTCCCAATCCCTGCTctttcagcaggaagtagccaagCGACTCACCACCTTCAGCAGAGATGGCAGAAGTGGAGGCAACAGAGCCTCTAGGCTTACCCTACCCTAGTTCTAACTTCAGAGTCCCTTATCACCCACGAGGCCTCTCCCCGACATGTCCACCGTAAGTGGCACCACTGGAAATGGTTCCAGGTATGCATCACtacttgtttggtttttttaatgggACCCAACCGTCCTTTGTTGGAGCGCCCCACCTCTTCTCCTTGGGTGTGCAGCCTGCTGTGAGGTCTCCAGAGGAAGGAAGTCTGGGTTCAACCAAACAGATTTGGGGCCCTAGAGCTCCTGTTGTCCACAGGGGAAGTGTGGGTTAGGCTACTGAGCAGGGATTTAAACACTCATAAATTTCTCCTATTTTAAAGACTCATGCTCAACAATGTGCCCCCCTCCACCTTCCCATATCTCATGTCTCCTTTATAATAAGACTACTTAAAGGATTTGTCTACATTCACACCCTTTAATTACCTTTTTTCTTGCTATCACCATTCAAACTACCAAAATCTGGCTTCTGCTCCCACCATTCTATTGAGAGGTCTTGCCAAGGTCAGCAATCACTGCCATGGGCTAACTCTAATGTACACATCACTGTTGACCTCCCCAAATTCTTGAAACATTCTTTCCCTATGGCTTTCAAGacactatctttttcttttatttttacttttccattGATAAGAGAGTAAgaaaggtgagagaaagagaaagggagggagatggaaagggagagaaaagtatcaacttgttgtttcacttacttgttctatttagttatacactcattgattgcttcttgtagatGCACTGACTGGGGGGGGGTGTCAAACCCATGACCCATGACCTCTGGAACCTGggtttatgctttatccactgaaccacctggtcagggcttctttttctttcttttttttgtgacagagacagagtcagagagaaggacagatagggacaggcagacaggaagggagagagatgagaaacatcaattctttgttgcagcttagttgttcattgattttctcatatgtgccttgactggggggctacagcagaccgagtgatcccttgttcgagccaaagaccttgggttcaagctcaaaccagatgagtctacgctcaagctggtgacctcggggtctcgaacctgggtcctccacatctcagtctgacactctatccactgtgccaccgcctggtcaggccggggcttctttttcttaattgaatttactaggatacaggtttcaggtgtgcaactcaataaaacatcatctacaCACCCTGCATCATATACCCATCCATGACTCTATCTTTTCCTTATCATTTTAATGCAGCCCTTTTAATGTGGTGAGATTTTAAGCAACAacctgttggccctggctggtggctcagtggatagagcatcagtccagcatatggacgtcctgggtttgcttcctggtcaggtcacacaggagaagcaaccatcttcttctcactctatccctgtcccccttctcttcctctttccctcccgcagccagtggcttgattgattctagcaaggccctgggcactgaggatagctctgttggagcggatcaacctcaggcgctaaaaatagctcagtatacTTGAGCataagccccagatggggttgctaggtggatcccagttggggcacaagcaggagtctgccttactatctcccctcctctcacctaaaaacaaacaaacaaaaagaaaacaatttattaatgttccaacttttaaaaagtattgtctTTGAATATGTGAAACAAATATTGTTAGTTCATCTCTAATCCTTACTCCATTGCTGACTCCATGAGAGATCCCATGAGAGACCAGGAGTAAGGGGAGTGAGTAGGGAGTGGAGGTGAGAAACGGGTTAAATCCGGCAGCATTTGCCAGGATACCACCACATGTAATGAGGAGTCATAAGTGTACCATACTTGTTCATCTCAGCAGTTGTTTAATATGTCTGTTCGTTTTCTGAGAATTCAAAAAAATACTTGAGGGAAATAATATTTGGATTATGATATGAGCCCATTTCTCAACTCCAGAACTGCAGTGGCAATCTGATTCTAGGTAATATACGTACCTCATATTCAACATACATATTTCTATCATaagtgatataaaaatgaaaatgttttttggAGCTGCACTTACTCTCTTTTGAAGGTAGAATTCTAATTATTAGAAtatgtctttattattatattctatATAATTATTCCACTGTCCAACTTCTGGGATTTCAATTACATGTATGTTAGACCACTTGATATCACCCCACAGATCACCAAAGCTTTATTCTGTTCCCcacctcaggtttttttttttttcgtgctTCATTCTGACTAGTTTCTTTTGCTATATCTTCTAggtcaactgattcttttttggaGGTGGGGGGTAAATTTGCTGTCAATTCTATccagtaaaattttcatttaaaatattctatttgtcATCTCCAGATGTTTGGTTCTTTctcatatcttttattttcatcaatatgtttatatttttgtttgttaattccATTATGTCTGCCATTTCTAGGTCTGAGtctattaattgatttttctccTAGGTATAGGTCACATTTCCTGCTTCTTGGCATGactagtgtttgtttgttttttactggaTACTAAATTGtactataaattttatgatgttgAGTAActggattttttctttcttcctttaaagaGTGCTAGGCTTTGTCCTAGTAGGTAGTTCACTTACTTGTAGTTCAGTTTGATCCTTCTAACGTTTGTTTTTAATCTCAATTAGTATCAGTCTAGAGTAGCTTTTGATCTAGAGAATAATTTATCCCTGTAGTGAAGTATGGTCCTTCTGAGGTATCTGCTGAATCCCTGCAGATCAGTGATGACTGTCTACTTTGGCTGGGTGGAATTTGATTTGTTCCCAGTCCTCTGTGAGGTCTGAGAACTGTTCATCTCTGTGCTTTAGGTATCTTATAGTACTTGGCCTTGTGAAGTTTTACTCAATGAATGAGCATCTTGTGTCAGCAGAGACTCAAGAGACCTTTTATGCAGATTTCTGGAGGTCCCTTTCTTTATAACTCCCTCCTTACCGGAACTTTGTCCAACAAATTCCAGTTACCTCAACCCTGAATTCTGACCTCTGTCATATAAATTTAGCAAGACCACTGTGCTTTGCTTGGGATCTCCCTCTCAGCTTTGTTGTCTGGAAATTGCCTCTAAAAGGAATTcagggcagccctggccaggtagctcagttggttagatcattttCCCGATATGCAAAGttgggggttcaatccctggtgaggTCTTATACAATAATTaaccaataaatataaataagtggaactacaaattgatgttttttttctctctctctctctcaaatcaatttaaaaaaagaattttttcttaaagaaagaaattcaggccctggctggttggctcagtggtagagtgtcggcctgccgtgcaggagtcctgggtttgattcctggccagggcacacaggagaagcgcccatctgcttctccacccctccccctctccttcctctctgtctctctctacccctcttgcagccaaggctccattggagcaagattggccagggcgctgaggatggctctgtggcctctgcctcaggtgctagaatggctctaattgtggcagagcgacaccccagatgggcagagcatcgccccctggtgggcatgctgggtggatcccggtcgggcgcatgcgggagtctgtctgactgcctccccgtttccagcttcagaaaaatacaaaaaggaaaaaaaaaagaaagaaattcagggAAGTTATAGAGTTTACTTTTTCAATTCCCTTCTCTTTCAGGTATTTCTGAGCTACTTCTTGTCCAATAACTGAAAACattgttcatatatattttttcctagttTTCCAGTTACTTATGTTGGTAAATAAATCTGGTCTCTGTTACACCATTATGACCAGAAGATAAACATCTGGCTAACTCTTACTTAGCCTTCTGGTCTCAAATTAGAGGTCACTTCCTTCCAGGAAGACTTTTTAAACCCCAGGATCAGTTGGGTTCTCCTTTCATATTCTCCCAAGTATCTCATCAGAGTGCTTATCACCCAGTGCTGCAACTGCCTTTTCACTTATCTGTATCCTTTAGGAGACTATAAGCTTCTCAAAGGTAGGATCATATCAGTCTGTCTTGTTATGGCCCCAACATTCATCACCGTGCTTGGTGCATAGCATTCTTGCAATAAATGtgcattaaatgaatgaatgctgaATCACATGAGCTAGAAACCAAGGAAGCAAAGAGGAAAGTCTAGAGCTTAGGATGAGAGAGCTAACTTAGAACCCTAgcactgtttatttttaaaaaggcacggaggatgccctggctggatggctcgcttggctggagcattgtcctgcagtgcagaggtggctggttcggtccctggctggggcacatacagaaacagactgatgcttctgtctccccctaaCCCCCTCTCTCTggactcaataaaaataaaagaataaaatagtagaaaaggccctggccggttggctcagcggtagagcgtcggcctgccgtgcagaggacccgggttcgattcctggccagggtacataggagaagcgcccatttgcttctccaccccccctccttcctctctgtctctctcttcccctcccgcagccaaggctccattggagcaaagatggtccgggcgctggggatggctccttggcctctgccccaggcgctagagtggctctggtcgcggcagagcaacgccccgaatgggcagagcatcgccccgtggtgggcagagtgtcaccccctggtgggcctgccaggtggatcccggtcgggcgcatgtgggagtctgtctgactgtctcttcccgtttccagcttcagaaaaatacaaaaaaaaaaaaaaaaaaaaaagtagaaaaaaataaaaacaaaaaaaaaataaggcaacagagaatatatttttaaaaaaagatatggaaGGACCAAAACTTGTTAATAGTGGTTACCCATTGGCAGTGGGAAGAATACAAGGGTAGATGTGGGAAAAATACAAGGGTAgatgaggcttctttttttttttttttgtatttttctgaaatgagaagcgaggaggcagacagacagactcgtGCATAcgcccaaccaggatacacctggtatgcccaccaggggacgatgctctgcccatctggggtgttgctctgttgcaaccagagccattctagcacctgaggtggaggccacagagccatccgcagtgcctgggccaactttgctcccatggagccttggctgcaggaggggaagagagagacagagagaaaggagaagggagaagggtggagaagcagatgggcacctcttctatgtgccccggccgggaatcaaacccgggacttccacatgccagactgacgttctaccgctgagccaactggccagggccttttttctttgctttttaaaaaatcaatttaaggccctggccattggctcagtggctagagtgtcaaccCGGAGTGCagaagtctgggtttgattcctggtcagggtattcatgacaagcacccatctgtttccctccctctccctctcccccttctctcttcccatcttgcagccagtggttccagTGGTTCAACTGTTGCCCCTGGTGCTGatgatagctcagctgatttgagcatcagctccaaacatgagttgctgggtggatcccagttggggcacatgctctCTATCCACcatcttctcacttcaaaaaaaaaaagaaagagcctgaccaggtggtggtgcagtggatagagcgttggactgagatgcagaggacccaggttcgagaccccgagtttgccatcttgagcgtgggctcatcgggtttgagcaaggctcaccagcttgaacccaaggtcgctggctagagcaatgggtcactaggtctgctgtagccccccagtcaagacacatatgagaaatcaatcaatgaacaactaaggaactgcaatgaagaattgatgtttctcatctctcccttcctgtctgtctgtccctctctctgactctctctgtctctgccacacaaataaaagaaagaaaaagaaatttaaaatatcaatttataaGAGTATAACTGACAGAATAAAATTTGCCTGTTTGAAGTCTACATTTGAATGTACTGTGTCATATGTATTCACTACCCCAATCAAGTTATAGGACATTTCCATCATCCAGAAAGTTCCCCAAAAGCCCTTTAATCAGATTGCACAACTACTTACTCCATCCATTTTTATTATGTCTACTCAACTGACCCTAACATGTAAATACTTTGAGGCAGGCTctcactctttttaaatttattgaattttgccctgactggttggctcagtggtacagcattggcctggtgtatggatgtcctgggttcgattcccgatcagggcacacaggagaagcacccatctgcttctctacccctgcccctcttgcttctctctttctctcttctcctcctgcagccatggcttgattggaccAAACTGGCCCCAGgaggtgaggatggctccatggcctctgcctcaggtgctaagaagagctcagttgctgggcagagcattgccccttagtgggcttaccagctggattctggtctgggtgcatgtagaagtctgtctctctgcctcccctcctctcactatatatattgattttagggagagaggaagagggggagagagagagagaaacattggtttgttgtcacccatttatgcattcattggttgattcctgttatgtgccctgaccaggaatcaaacctgcaacagtGATGCCCTGGGACTATTCTCAGATGCTATTTGCCatgtgcatatcttctttggtagGCATATGTTTAGACATTTTGccttataaaatattattcacttcttattgttgagtttcaagagatctttgtatattttggataaca from Saccopteryx leptura isolate mSacLep1 chromosome 6, mSacLep1_pri_phased_curated, whole genome shotgun sequence harbors:
- the PPP1R14D gene encoding protein phosphatase 1 regulatory subunit 14D isoform X2, which translates into the protein MLSSSPASCTSPNPDKDSSKKVQWASGRRRTSSTDAESKSHSDPSKVSRSRRPSRLTVKYDRGQLQRWLEVEQWVDAKVQELFQDQPTPSEPEIDLEALMELSAEEQKTQLEALLRDCPHPTEPFISELLSQLKKLRRLSRPQK
- the PPP1R14D gene encoding protein phosphatase 1 regulatory subunit 14D isoform X1, translated to MLSSSPASCTSPNPDKDSSKKVQWASGRRRTSSTDAESKSHSDPSKVSRSRRPSRLTVKYDRGQLQRWLEVEQWVDAKVQELFQPHVIPKQDQPTPSEPEIDLEALMELSAEEQKTQLEALLRDCPHPTEPFISELLSQLKKLRRLSRPQK